The following DNA comes from Miscanthus floridulus cultivar M001 chromosome 5, ASM1932011v1, whole genome shotgun sequence.
TTTTTCGATGGTACATCACAATATGTAATATAAATATTTAAAGGCTTCCTTCTATGACTAATTTTTTGTTCTCGTTTGACAATATCAGGATGTTTCTCAACGGAAACGGTTTAATGAATACAAAACTTTGACCCTGGAGAATGACAAGTTGCATAATGAGTAAGTGCTACCACAACTTTCCTTCTAGTGGTTGTAAAGTCGTTTTCCGAGGGACAAACTATTGAGGTCAAACAATTAAGAGCAACTTTTTTTTCTTgcgtgcaattcaattcttactGCTAATGTAGCTTATGAGGAATACAAATGCTTTTGCTGATAAGAGGGTAACCAATCACTTCTTTATGTCTGAAGTGCTGACATGCTGGGCTTCTTTTGGTCAGGTCACCATAATTCGTGAACAAATGAAAATCTCATGTAAGAACGAATTGATGTGGCTTATTCAAAGTAATAATCATGTTATCTTGCCCCGGTTTAGGACTTTAGACATAGTCAGCTGGGTACCTGCTAAATTTGTTTTGTTTGCCACAATCACATTACTGTAACATGTCATGCATGCCAGCTTTGCCCTTGTGGTGCCCAGTTGtccaattttgttttgtttgcatGATTAAATTTCAAAATACTTGCTATTATGTTAATGCTTGGTTTTCAGCAAAACTGTTTgaataaaaattgtagagctgCAAATACTGGATGGCAACTTTGGTGTTACAACTtcatttatttcttttttttttcagatgCTTACAATACGAGGAATCAGAGAAACAACTTGTCCTGAAGGTATATCTCTTCAGAAAGTAAAATAATGCATTTAACTTTTGTTTCACCTTTGCAAAACATAATGTTAGACATAATTGCCCCAATCAGTTGAAATTACGTAGCGGCCATCACTACTCAGACATGACAGTTTAGCAACTGTGGATTTGTTTCCATGTCTTGCCTTAAGAAAGTGGATTTTTAGCCTTGCACAATGTTGGGCAGCTGAAGTGGTGCAAAGAAAGTGGTACTAGCAGATGTTTTGCTTTGTGTGGGGAGTTAATTCTCCCTGCATTTGGGGTTGTGGAGGAAGTGCTCTTTTCACATCATCATATCAGCATAGATATAACTTTTCCATACTATTTTTCTTAAAATGCATCTTTCTTACTGTTTTTAGCAACTTACCGGGCTGGCTAGTTGTGTTTCTCACCATTACGGCCGCAGGTTGTTGAAAGATTGAAATGGCTTGCTATGTGTTTATCACCATTACAGCCATGGCTTGTTGAAAGATTGAAATGGTTTGCTTGTAAGATAGTCTGTAGTTTTGGATCTTGTTGGTTGTATTTAGACCCTGATTGGTGTCCCTCAGTCATATCTCAGTGTTCTCTCTAGATCTTGACATTGTACTGAACTCATACGTTTCCCCTTACATGTTCTCGGGAGCTTTGGCATTTTAGAGGATTGATTTATAGGAGGAATAAAATATCAttctcatgattttaggaacaaaAGCTCCGATCTGAAATTGCTGAGGCAGAAAAGAAGTATCAGGAATTGTTAGTAGAGCTCAGATCATTGGACGTGAAGAAAGAGAAATAATGAACTCTCCACTTCATTGCCTGCTATACAATGGATTACTCTTGTTTCTTTGCTGACTTATGAAGATGGTGGCTGGATTACTTCCCTGAGACCTGCAGCTATAGTTACGGAAGAACTGGTCCCTTGGACAGATGTTGTCTACTGATTACCATTCACTTGGTTCTGTTGGACAGCTGTAGATGTGTAATTTCGTTTCACTAATCTTCCTAGGGTCCCGTGATGATGGAAAGTGAGCATGCATTGTTTTGTAAAAGTATGTAACTTTTATCTGAGTGTACAGCAGCCGTTTCAATGTTAATGCCCTCTGTTTCCAGCAACACTACATCTCGGTCTCGTGTCAATAGAGGTGGATTTTGATCCGGCACTTCGGCACTCGGCAGTGGATAGAGTTAGAATGAGACTTTGTAGTTTGTACATTGTGCAGTATGTTAAGTGACTATTCGTACTCTTGACAATCTTAAATTCATTGTGCTGTATTATCTTATGTTATTTGATTGAGACGAGGGTAGTCAAGCCTTTGTTCACTCCGACAGTACATTGTAACTGGACATGTGATGTTGTGTATCCTCTGTCCCAATTTATAAGTTACTAGCAAAAGTGTCCGTGTGTTGCAACAGGTCCCAATACGTATTATAATCTGAATGTAAACTATCACTGGATGTGAGTACTTATAACTCTAGATCACATATGGGACCTGAAGAGTTGTTGTAAGCACGAGTCATGAGCCCAGGTCACATATATGGAATATGAAGAGTGCAGCCGCTCagagtttttaaaaaaaaaaaattaaaaataagtTAAAAGAAACTCTTCACTCTTTAATATTATaattatttattatttttgtattatattatatatgcttGTGTGTTGCAACTGAACGTGTACATCTTGTTATGTAGTTATCTAAATAACTTGTGGCTCGGAGATTTATTCGATGATCATGTCATGAATTCCAATTGCCGGCTGTTATGTCATGGCTACGGTCCGATTACTCCTTGTGAACATGCAAACTAATTAATTCGTTATACATTAAATTTGATTGACAGTCAATGTGTCTGTAGACATCTAAGACATGGGTTTCGTTGGTGCATGCGCATGTATGATTAACACGCCATGTACCTGTAGCTGTAGACATCGGTTTCGTTGGGGCATGCGCATTAGATTAATAACGGTCGTTTTGGTACATACGCACGCATGACATGTTGGTAGATGTTTCGCTGTAGCAGCACAGATATATAAACACGAACTCATCTAATCGATCGAATACTGGAGTTAGCTACATATATATAGGTGATATACGTGTAGCCGATCATGCGTAGCGCAGGCCAACGACGCAAAAGGGCTAGAAGAAAGGATACGACTCCAACGTACCTGGCTGGAACAGATTCAAACGTACAGGATCGAAAGACGCACGTAGGGGACTTTATAACTTGGACGGACCCGGCAGGAACTGCACTAAATCAGACCCACAGAGAGATGGACCAAGGATTAAGGGTgcaatataaaaaataaaaaccaggtTAAAAGAAGCGCTTCATGTTTTTTTTAGCATAGAAACGCTTCATGTTTAATTATGTAGAGAGTAGAGAATTGAGACAGAGATATCTTTTCTATTTAGATTCGGATTAGAACTCAGCTTACTTAGGATCACAAGATTTATTTGAATTAGAATTCCTACCTACCCAGGCTACCTTAAGAGCTTGTGTCTAAATTGTACATATATGTCTTATAAAACATGACTCTAGACAGACAAAAAGTGAGTTTCAACATTCATGAGTTAGTTAGGAGAGGCcatacaaaaaaataaaaagaaattttacctctttattaataggtatatatatatatattttactcAAACAAAACGAAGTTAATCAATttgttttttaattatttttaatagtATCCCAGCATGTTTGCTTCCatgtcaatttttttttttttttgaaaaaaccgCCAACGTTAGTGAGTCAGCTCACTGCACGCGCCACCTGTTCATGGAGACTCCACGCGGCACATGCTATCTGCCCACCTGTCCGCTGAGGCCCGTCCCTATGAGCCACCCGTCTGCACTCtgcagtagggatgaaaacggtaggGAACGGTCGGAAAAATGTCTTAACTATTTTCGCTcctatatttttttttgttggAAACGGAAATGGGAGCGGGAAGGTTGGACGGGAAAACAAAACCGGTATTACGGGATATCGGGAACGGAATATTTCGAACGGGAACATGTCGATTACGATCGGAAAGCGGTAACACAAAACGGAAACATCAATATACGTAACCACTTAAAACAATGAGCTCGATGCAAGAATAGCAACCATATGCAAACAAGTGGACAAGTTTATAACGTTCTGGAGCATTGTTATATTGTTGAACCATGAAGGATATCGAATTGATAACTGAAATCGAAACTTAGCAACTACTGTATATCAATATCGCCTTATCCAGGGAACCCACATTGACATTGACTTCCCCTCCATGTTTAGAAACAAAAATCATTGACATCTACTTCTTCAGAATCTACCAGTTTGTTGCACACACCCGGTCAGTCTCACAGCTCACCATTTTCTGGCATCCTTGTTGTAGTCCAGATGCGGCTAATGCAGCAATATAGCTATGTGGAGGGAGACGCCACCAATCAGTTTTTAGTTCTGAATCCGTCATTGGCTGCGACTTGCATCATGAATTCATGACAAAAAAAATCAGTGCAGCTTCACACGTTGGGGCCGGCCGGGGGCAGCGGCGTAGGCGCGCAGCGCTCGGCCGCTCGCAGTCGCTAGGGCAGTCGGGTAGTCTCGCTCTCGTAGAGGCGGAGGCGACGCCGCACGGGACGGGAGTCGCCGAGTCCAGGACTCGGGGATAACGGATAGGGTTTGGCCGCCGTTTTTGGGACGGACGGGAGGGAGTAGCGGATGGGAGTGGGTTGGGCCTATGGCGCGGGGTAGCGGGAGGTTTCGTGGCTGCATCAATCAGTGGGCTAAATATGAGGTTTAGGTGTACAAAATACAGGAATACCGTCGGGAATTTTCCTACTCAAATACGAAAACCGTGAATATGGTCGGAAAAATTTCTTAACTGATTCCGTTCCCGTTCCTGCCTAAAATACGATGTCGGTTTCCGTTTCCtattttttctgaaaaaaatATGCGATAGGTGTCGGTCGGTAGGAAATTTCCGGTCCTGTTTTCATCCATAGTCTGGAGAGCCGGATAGTGCGCAGCCGCACCGCAcaactaaggatggcaacggggatatacccgtcgggtatcgccggaacgttctcttccccgctacggagaattcatcccgtccccatccccattaactgtctcgggtatagattcttgcccatccccatacccgtcgggtatcggtcgggtaacagatacccgacgggtactgcatacccgataaacaaggatacttagggtcgcagctttgcaatcggagacgtttcttcttcacccgggtataagtgtcggagtctcggagatgccgaggagaaggagcgaggttgcgaggaggacgagcaaaggtggcagagagaccgaactgaggaagcgagaggcatgagcgctcgtgagacaggcgtgcttgtgctgctggcgaagatggtgaggaaaaattgaacgatggttcctagaacacacaaactatatatatgactgttcagatttgAACCAAAATACCCATGTTGAGTTTCTTTGggtctaatactcgcatgacagctcaaatagtcgggttccccaacgggtaacggggacgggtaaacagggaacgttcccgtacccgttatacccgtcgggtatggattctttcccatttagatgcccgcgggtaaagatatgatctcaTCCCCATcctctaatggatcaaatacccgtcaggTATCGGGTATCAggacccgttgccatctttacgcaCAACGCCCTTCTGTATTTAATTATTATCTGCAAATACCAAAGTCTATTTTCTCGCGCATCTCtttcctcttcctctctctcaacTCAGCTCCACATCTAAAGAAAATCGAGATCCAGATCCTGGGCCTCCAAATCCCAGCGACGTTGACTCCCACCTTGCGCACAGCAAGCTCAGGCGAACTGGCGCGTGTTTGGACCAGGCACCATCCTTAGAGCCCTGAGCAAATCGTTGCAGATCTCGTATTACCGTGGTGGTAGATACAGCAGCCGTTAGTGCTTCAAGCAGCTCTGGGTTCAGACAGATTCAAGCTCGTGAAGGTCCATGCACGATATCCAGTCACCACGTGCTCATTCAGTCCGGCAGGGCGTGGTGCTTCTTCGATTCAATCTCCAAGCTCTGTCTCCAGTTCAGTCTCCATCAAATCCGAAGAGGAGCAGAGGTATTTGTCGTCTCTGTTTGGCCTCGCTGTATCATTCTTTTACTGTGTGTTCTTGAGTTCTCCTGTTCTCGTAGGAGCAAGGGCCTTGGGCAAGTGTCGTGGGGGTGGAATTGTGGCGAGCATAGTTGTTCAAGTCGGTGTAAGTTGCTGTGAAAGTACGAGAGTCAGTGTCAGAGTACGGGTCTTCAATAGCttaggtggactcaagaacacaagattCACAGAGAggatgcaacggtttatcctagttcgggtgAATTGATGCCCTACGtacagcagctgatgatccttataatCAAAAGCACCTAAAATCGGAGGTTACAGCAGAGTATAGAGAGATTTGGAAAGTgttagcttggtgctaatcctaaTGTTGTCTCGCCGCTGGTGAAGTCTTCCCCTCGTCAGAGAGAAGGAAGACGATAGGATgcagtggaggagctctcggtgtccCTCTCTGGGCTGCTCTGTTTTCGGGGCTGAGCAGGAGCGGATGGAATCGAATGATCTGTCTTCGGATCCTTTTCCCTCTgaggtccgaccttatcccttatatagcAAGATAGGTCGGGTATATGGCGGTTTGGGAGAACGAGTCTACGGTCTACATATGTCGGAGTCCAGGAGGGCCTTGCAGCGACGTGCTGTGGACTGTGGCAGTGttgtggagccgaagaagccttggaTGTCGTCCGACTGCTCTGTTCCGACACGCTGAGTGTCAGGCTGTgttggcttggaccggcctcccttAGATGTGCCctttggagtcttcttggtgacgaaGGAGGCCGGCTCGAGGggctgacgtgcgggcccgggagcccccaagcccctggagACCGCagagaagctttgtcttcttgtgtcacgccccgtgcGTGACCCTACCGGGGAAGTGTTCGGCAATGCCATGCCCAAGGGGCTGCGtcggggagcccccgagtctccGTAGCTCGGGGCGTGTCTTCTTGTGCCCAGGCCTTGGTTGACGTCGTTGGCCAGGAAGAAGCCAGGGGCCGGGCCCGGCTGTTGTCGTAGATCGGGAGCCTAAGGCTCGGGCGAGACCCCGAGCCCTGAGCGGAGGCCATAGTCAGGCTCGGCCGGGTTTCTTCACCAGAGAGTGCACGCGAGCGTATCCGATGGGTATAGCACCCGAGCCCCCGGACGATCATGGAGGGGTCGGTCGGGAACCGTCGGACCCGagacttaacatacccatatgttaggatctcgtcagcaAGCCATCCCATGCACACCAAGGAGCAACAACAGTGACACGCGGTGTCTAGAGACAGAGTAGAGACTAGATCAGATCAGAGCGCATAGCCAAATAGGGTGAGTTTTGCACGCGCTGGCAGGAGCCATGGAGGGCCCGCGCCCGTGACTCGTCATCGTCGCAGCCTGCGCCCGCGACTTACGCCGTCGTGGCCCGACCTCATGACTCAGCGCCGCCTCGCCGTCGTGGCTCGCGCTCGCGACTTGACGCCGCCTTGCCATCGCTGCCCCGGCCACCCGCCTCGGCTCCTGTCTTTGCACGTACAGGGCGAAGCTATGTAGGGCCCGCGCCCGTGACTCGTCGCCGCCTCGCCGCCTGCTGCCCCACGGCCCCACCTCGGCTCCGCCTGACGTCGACGCTCTGACCACCGATGGAGATGGGTTATTTCGCCTCGTCTCTCGAAGATTGAGTTGTTCTCGTGATAGATTAGAGGAGGATAGAGATGATTTGGGTGTGGAGTTGTCTGTTTATAGGATGAGTCATGGCGAGGGTGGATCTATGTGCATGCGTGTTCATGTCGGTTTTGTTGGATCTTTGCGTATTCATGTCGGTTTCTTCTTCCGTAGCATTGCAGGAGGCCAGACAAAAAAACCAAACGAAAAAGTGGctgaaattttgtctctttattattaggtagaGATTCTAACTTTTTTTTGAGACAAAACATCTTAAGgtcgaccaaatttatataataaaaataataatgatatcaaataagtataattagattttttttaattatatttttatagtatatctatttgatgtcataaatctttataattttctataattttgatcGAACTTGAAAAATAGTTGGAATGAATTATAATGGAACCGAGGGAGTATTTGGTTGCTTCATTAATTTCTTTTTCAAACCCTTATTCTTTGACTCGTACTTTGTCCGTCCGTTCTAATTTCAAGGAAATTTAGTGTTTCTACCCCTGCTGTAGAGTGTAATGGTGATTATACCCTTTTCTTTTTTAATTTTGTGATTTTACCTTCGTGGTTTTCATTTGAAGTTGCTGTTTATCTTTATTTTTTGACGGCCCTTACTTTTTTCTGGATTATTAAACCATGAATGAAACAAATACAAAAACAAAACCTGACCACTCAAAATGACCAAAGTACCCCCTTATCTCTTTACATTGGGGGCGCGCTCGCGGTGGCTGCTCGGGCGGGTGCGCTCGCAGCGCCCAAGTGTGGGGTGTGGTGTGGCGTGGCCTGGCCTGGCAGTGGCTCACGCACCAAGGCATGCGGTGCAGTGGCCCCGGCAGTGGCTCATGCTCCCACGCAAGCTGAGCGGCTCGTCGTAGCTCACGCGGCCACGTGCGCGCAGATTGCGCGGACAGCGGGGCAACGGGCAGGCCGGGTATGCAGCCAGGTGCGACTTGCCGCCGGCACCGGCAGATCCAGGCAGAGCGCGGTGGCACCTTGGTTTGAACATTATGAATTCACAGGGATTAAAGGCTACTATGGTCTGCCGGAGATTGGGAAGCAGAAGCACCTGCTTGGCAGCTTGGTTTTAACATTATGAATTTGTGGCCAAACATGCCATTATATGCGCTTGGCTTGCGTGTTCCACCTCCAGTCCAGCGATTTGTGTCCATCGGTGTACCTAATGATGTTTCATTTGCGGAATTTGGGTCAAAACTAGAGAAGTTTGAGAACGACTTGCGATTTGGAGCGGAGCATTCGACTGGGATGCAAAGTTCGTATAATCGTATCAGTATATTCATATTTGTGGATTGTGGGATATAATGTTGGTATCATCATATTTTATACATATATAAGATATGTAGTATAAGAGATGCACAAACGGTCAAAGACCATGGTGGGTTAAGCCAAGCCTTATTTTGAGTTTGAATGCAAGGAATATCAATTACTACATTTGACAAAGAGTACAGTAGAATGTGAGCCTTTTTTATCATTGAATTGAGAAAACCATGCAAATTACAGGACTCATCAGCATGTGTAGTTAAAAGGCTGGGTGAGAGGCATCGCGTATCCGTTGCTCCTCTGCAGGCACCCGACGCCGAGCGGCTGGATCGTCCCCAGCGCCTCGCCGTAGGAGTTCCAGCACAGCGGCGCTACGGTGCCCCCGGGCGCGGTCGCTGCAGGAGACAGGCGCACATCCACCATGGTGACGCCGGTGCAGGGCCGGGCGTCGCTGCACGCCAGGCGCACCGGCTGGAACGAGTAGGTGCCGACCACGCGCCGGTATGCCACGCCGGTGATAGCCACGGCGCCGGTGCGGTTGGCGCACCGCGCGCCGCCCCTGTCGCAGTAGAACTGGTCGATGGCGATGGGCGTGGCCACGTTCGCCACCCTGACGTTGGTGAAGGTGATGTTCCGCACCGAGCCCACGCCACCCTGAGCGAGGACAGCGTATGTAGAGGACGACGATAGATGAGATCATATGCCATGTGCCCATGTCATTGCTCATGCTGGTGACCCTGTACAGGGCGTTCTGTACGTGTTTTTGCTTACCTGCCACGTCTTGATCCTGACCCCGTACAGGGCGTTCTGCACGATGATGTTCTCCGCAACTACATCAGAGACACAGGCCAGGCTGTAGTCCTTCCCAAGTCCTCCTAGACTGCAGGAATTGAACGAACATTCCAAGGAAGATGGGCATGGTGAAACAAACGTTATTAGGCCATGTTCAGAACACATCAAActttgtttcaaaaaaaggaaCACAGCAAACTGAACTCATGCTTAGTCACATTCACACACACCTGATTCCGTGGCTGGGATTGCAGACTACGTTCTTGATGTGAACATTTGAGCACCCAGTCTGTATTGACACGCAGTCATCGCCTGAATAAAAGATTGATTAAAATGCTGTGCAGATCAGGCTTCAATATTTGAGCCATAAATATTATTGGGCTAGTTGTACTAATCTGCAAGATCAGGGGCAGTCCGGTTACCGCAGCCGATGGTTGAGCTCTTGATCTCGACGTCCCTGGTGTTCTGAAGATGGATGCCGTCGGTGTTGGGGCTGTCTCCGGGAGAAGAGATGGTGATGTTCTTCACCTTGATGCCTCCGCAGCTGTCGAACTTGAGGTGGCACTGTGGGCTGTTGGTGATCCGGATGTTGCGCACGGTGACATTGAAGCTGCTGTAAAACCTTATCAGCTGGAGAAAAAAAAGATATTGAGCTTTAGTTCAATCCTAGGATCCAGATCATGATCTAAGTAAAATTCTTGCTTATATGATGAAGCTGGCCATACATACCGTAGGCTTGACTCCTGGTGAATGCCAGTGCCCGGTAGATGCCTGCAGACGAAGAAATGGAGAGAACACACGACAGGATTAGTCATCATCGACCTTGTTGCTGGTTAGTTATCAATGCTTgcaacaataaataaataaaataaataattgcAGGTCATGTGGAATTGTGGACGGAACCTGAGAAGTATTCGCTGGTGACGAGGCACTCTGCAGCGACGTGATGCTCTGGCCATCGACCGTGCCGGCTCCCAGGATGCTGAAGTCTTGCAGCCACTGGAGCGGCCTGCTGGGCTTCGGCCAGGAGCCCATTTCTGGTGGCGCTAACACGGTGCCATCGATCTGAAAAGCCTTCTGCTATTAGCTGCTTCTGCTGCACAGAAATGGAAGGAAAATAAAAAAGcttaaggaagagaagaaggaccTGAAGGGTGAGTTTTGTGCTGCAGGGGCCTTGGAGCGTGACCGGCGAGAGGTGGAACCTGTGCCGTGACGGGAGCAGCACGGTGGCCCGTGGGTCTCGGCATGCCACTTGCCATGCTGCCACAAGTGCCTGAAGGCAGCTCAGTGTTACAAATACGAGTCACTAACTGCATGGTCCATGGAAACCTCCTCATCTGAATATAATTCTAACTAGTACCTCCGCGTCATCGGTGACGCCGTCCGCCGCGGCTCCGAACGACAGGACGCTGAGCGTTGTCCTCCCCGTCGacctcgccgccgccaccagcgCCGGCGACGCCAGCAGGCACAGGAGCGCGCCGGCCAACAGCGCAGCCGAGGCGACGGAGCTCCGCATCTCTGGTCAGCACGTACACTGATCAACTGATGagcctgctagctagctgcttGGAGCAAATTAAGTGGCGAGAGCCAGCGTATGCACATAAATATACTGTAATCAACAGGATCGAGCGGAGCATGCTGCATTTGCTTTGCGCCGGCGCGCGTGGGTTAGGGTTGGGCAAATTAAATGGTAGGCGCCAAGCGCCATACCCTCACCAGCTTTTTCCATTTGAGGAAGCCATGGCGTGCGGCGTCGCTTGCCAATGGGTCTCATGTGTGAGCATGCATGAATCCATCCACTAGGTTAGTTCCTCATACTTTCTTTCTCTTTATTATTCCTGCTTAGCCTTAGTAAACCACAATGCAACATGGTGAAGAATTCTTTTTGTTTCATAAGTGCACAcatggtgattttttttttgtttctcagACCAACGCCGGCCGCCCACATGGTGAAAATTCTGAAATGGGAACAGAACAGGTGGAGGGAAGAAACTGGAAAAGGAGTATTATAACCTGTTAGGGATCAACCTTTTGTTACCGACCAGGAACCACGATATAGTATTGGATAGTTTAGTGGGTAGAACTTGCGTTCGTCGGAGCTTCGCCGCAGCtagctccgccgtcgccgccgccggctctGCCGTGCGGTGCCTTAGCCAAATAGTCGAACTTCCTCTTCACCATTATCTGGATCAGTTGCAACACTAGCAGCACTAATGAGATGACCCAAATATTTGAGTTCCTATTGGGCAAAGATACATTTCTTCAATTTAACTTGGAACTTTGAAAGGcagataattgatgaaactctaggactaacctttgatctaagtatgTGAATTAGATGAGGTAGTCCAATCCAGGTATTAGAGCTCGATGATGGTCATGGagaaggtgatggccacaaataaaatgatcaagtgctctaacttagaaaagaagaaagggaaaaacaaaaaccaaggagatcaaggcaaaggtataagataggtttttaTTTTGGCACTTAAGACATCATAGAGGGAGTAAGTGCGTTtaagatcgatagccgtactataaagaggaaaaatctttggctaagcggttatcgattgccactaggtgacatgattcttgtatatgcatttaggaacctagtgtgctaacatttgacccttgaaaaatgctttgaaaaatactAACACATGAGCACATGAGTTATACACTTTATGGTTAGCAACTTGAAAGCAAGGGTGAAGCAGTTGAGGAGATAGAAAATAAAAAGGGGTTGCTTGTCTAGGACTGGACCCTGGCTCGGCCAGGACCGGACCCTGGCTAGCCTGAGTCCAGTCAGTGTTGAGCTGCGACCGCGGGCGCACAgtgattgtaacaccccaggtgtttgccaccagttaagcaatgggtttgagctcaaacatggcatattaagtgatgatgaaaatgtcaaggtcaaacctatggaaatgagccccaacctaaacgtggatattgcacccttgctttacatataggcccttttcaagatatatgcttggctagtgttattggaatatcttcatatgtctcacatcaatacccatttatattgatccatggaaaagtttcgtgaagtttggaatcaagaagtcacatgaaatgacgagttatgtccttgcttgaattattttataaagtgaatggaattctcgatcgtcaaccaaaccttgcaaccttgccaaaatgactctagatgaactctacaacaaaagtcatgaaaggttcatattgggaaaatgccaagaaaatgctcccatggatcaaaaaggatgatttaagcttcatcgtgatcctactttggtcaaagtagaatagcaggttctataccagttttgaggttggaccttaaatgaaagttgtagtccatatcatgtagaacaaactttgtttttggactaagagctagatcatcttggaagtaagtcaaatcgaggtcacaagattgaatttgctgctgatttcagcacttttgaaatattctaagtctagaaattcatggacatcggcattggcgtctcgcgttctccaaattttgttaaacaa
Coding sequences within:
- the LOC136452290 gene encoding polygalacturonase At1g48100-like — protein: MRSSVASAALLAGALLCLLASPALVAAARSTGRTTLSVLSFGAAADGVTDDAEALVAAWQVACRDPRATVLLPSRHRFHLSPVTLQGPCSTKLTLQIDGTVLAPPEMGSWPKPSRPLQWLQDFSILGAGTVDGQSITSLQSASSPANTSQASTGHWHSPGVKPTLIRFYSSFNVTVRNIRITNSPQCHLKFDSCGGIKVKNITISSPGDSPNTDGIHLQNTRDVEIKSSTIGCGDDCVSIQTGCSNVHIKNVVCNPSHGISLGGLGKDYSLACVSDVVAENIIVQNALYGVRIKTWQGGVGSVRNITFTNVRVANVATPIAIDQFYCDRGGARCANRTGAVAITGVAYRRVVGTYSFQPVRLACSDARPCTGVTMVDVRLSPAATAPGGTVAPLCWNSYGEALGTIQPLGVGCLQRSNGYAMPLTQPFNYTC